CTTGAATGCGTCAATCATTGCGTTCGTAGTAGCTGGCCTCCTTCTTCTGGGGGTTTTCGCCTTTGTCGAGGTTCAGCAGAACGAACCGATGCTGAATCTGTCCCTGTTTAGGGTGCCAACGATGTCGCCTACGCTGCTGGCAGCGCTCTTCCAAGGGCTCGCAAGCTTTTCAGTTCTCTATCTTTTACTTATGTATCTACAGGGGGTTAGGGGATATACACCGCTGCATGCCTCTCTCCTGTTGCTTCCGGGATACGTGGTCGGTGGGGTGGTTGGCCCTATTGGTGGACGATTGGCTGACCGTTACGGTGCTGTCTGGCCAGCGACGATTGGATTAGTCGTGCAGATGCTGGCGCTGGTGATCTACGCGCAGTTGGGGACCGGTTCAGCGATCTGGATCCTTTCAGGCGCGTACGTGATCGGGGCGATAGGCTCCGGTGGCTTCTATCCGGCCAACAATGCCGCCGTGATGAAGGCGGCACCTGCTGGTAGCTTTGGTATCGCTTCGGGGATGCTGCGGACGTTTGCCAACATTGGAATGGTCTTCTCTTTCGCAGCGGCCATCGTAGTGGCGTCAGGAACTATCTCGAAGAACCAGGCATTCGCTATCTTTGTTGGTACGTCGAAGCTCAGTGCGCACATCGGCACCGAGTTCACTGCTGGCATCCATGACGCGTTTTACCTCTCAGTGGTGTTGATGGCCATCGCCGCCGTGTTCTCTGCGACCAACTTAAAACAGCACTTGAGCAGCGCAAATGCCAATCCCCCAAATTTCCTCCCCAAAACCGTCACCCCCACCGAGTAGAGCACACTAGATTTATCTATCCCATGTGGTTGTCACCTCTACCAAGAGAACAACTTCCACCGCTGGGAATGAGGAACTGAGAACCTCTGCACTGGTAA
This window of the Ferrimicrobium sp. genome carries:
- a CDS encoding MFS transporter: MAKEMGTRDTRSGLALLVIVIGVLITAVDTTIVVLALPEIQRSLHVGLASIIWVIIGYLLVITLLATQLGRLGDMFGRVRMYELGFFVFIVGSLLCALAWNEASIIGFRLLQGVGGALVAANSGAVIADTFPPEQRGRAYGYNAIGWNIGAVLGVLLGGLIVTYFSWRWIFWINVPIGLVALAIAFKVLHDHGEREKRRLDYLGTVTLGLGLFGILWGLTKLTSESLNASIIAFVVAGLLLLGVFAFVEVQQNEPMLNLSLFRVPTMSPTLLAALFQGLASFSVLYLLLMYLQGVRGYTPLHASLLLLPGYVVGGVVGPIGGRLADRYGAVWPATIGLVVQMLALVIYAQLGTGSAIWILSGAYVIGAIGSGGFYPANNAAVMKAAPAGSFGIASGMLRTFANIGMVFSFAAAIVVASGTISKNQAFAIFVGTSKLSAHIGTEFTAGIHDAFYLSVVLMAIAAVFSATNLKQHLSSANANPPNFLPKTVTPTE